One window of the Pyxicephalus adspersus chromosome 5, UCB_Pads_2.0, whole genome shotgun sequence genome contains the following:
- the EAF1 gene encoding ELL-associated factor 1: MNGTPPPPPLDREEHTLRLGESFEKRPRSSFHTVRYDFKPASIDTSCEGELQVGKGDEVTITLPHIPGSTPPMTVFKGNKRPYQKDCVLIINHDTGEYVLEKLSSSIQVKKTRAEGSSKIQARLEQQSARSSQPSSQFKTPSKVSSGPKTSPVKDHPSPEPQLDDIKRELRAEVDMIEQMSSSSGSSSSDTGSSSGSDDDSSSSGAEDDTHTSPSQQYGNRTSISNGTNRAQGSNQLMNTLRNDLQLSESGSDSDD, from the exons ATGAACGGGACGCCCCCACCGCCGCCTTTAGACCGGGAGGAACACACTTTAAGACTGGGGGAGAGCTTCGAGAAGAGGCCGCGCTCCTCTTTTCACACAGTACGAT ATGATTTTAAGCCAGCCTCTATTGATACTTCCTGTGAAGGAGAACTTCAAGTTGGTAAAGGTGATGAAGTCACCATAACTTTACCACACATCCCA GGCTCAACGCCTCCTATGACTGTCTTCAAAGGGAATAAGAGGCCCTACCAGAAGGATTGTGTGCTTATTATAAACCATGACACTGGAGAATATGTGTTGGAAAAACTGAGCAGTAGCATACAAGTCAAGAAAACTAG GGCTGAGGGTAGCAGCAAAATACAGGCTCGCTTAGAACAACAATCTGCTCGTTCTTCACAGCCAAGTTCCCAGTTTAAGACGCCATCAAAAGTGTCATCTGGACCTAAGACCTCTCCAGTGAAGGATCATCCATCACCTGAGCCACAGCTTGATGACATCAAAAGAG AACTAAGGGCAGAGGTTGATATGATTGAACAGATGAGCAGCAGCAGTGGATCCAGTTCCTCTGATACAGGAAGCTCATCAGGGAGTGATGATGACAGTTCCAGCAGTGGAGCAGAAGATGACACACATACATCCCCTTCTCAGCAGTATGGCAACCGAACATCTATTTCCAATGGTACCAACAGGGCCCAGGGTTCTAACCAGCTTATGAACACTCTCC GGAACGACCTTCAGCTAAGTGAATCAGGAAGTGACAGTGATGATTAA